The proteins below come from a single Marinobacter arenosus genomic window:
- a CDS encoding sensor domain-containing diguanylate cyclase, whose translation MHRFFGLLCLFLLTGYSAVVSAQASARWETGASRIELARFVDYWQEPATAVGIDTVVELDETDWVRNGSDSISFGYGKDVYWFRVTLDNAAPQAIQTFVEIGYPVLDRIEVYINPMSSGTEPLILGDKQHFSERPIDHRNFVVPLNLAAGERARVFLRVETTSSMQVPLIWWDRDSFFSAEQSRTMFEGIYYGIVLVMVLYNLFVFMAVGERSFLHYVGYITAMPLFIASLHGVAFQYLWPGATWWNDQSIIVFLNLAVLFGGTFSIRFINVTRENHPRFNRWTVAVIIVAGALAAAGLLIPYKFLILPTILVAFVGCSTMLILSIIRWYRRDPAARYYTLAWVFMLFGGIVLALSKFTVLPRNLLTENATQVGSALGVILLSIALADRLDREKRRAFQAQQRLLSEERKARMAQEKSLRVQREANTLLEERVHARTRDLKSLNDQLLELSATDALTGLKNRGYFDRTFQSAVVRAFRYQEQLSLLVLDIDHFKKFNDTYGHLVGDDCLKMVAQCISQHVTRPQDLAARYGGEEFVVLLPDTPVDGAIRVAERIRAEIEATAFRVSGEVLHLTVSAGVCTVSPERADATKEIFNWADEALYEAKGEGRNRVVARQADGQSMVSAVTRV comes from the coding sequence GTGCATCGATTCTTCGGTTTGTTGTGTCTTTTTCTGCTGACCGGCTACTCCGCTGTCGTTTCAGCGCAGGCATCGGCGAGATGGGAAACGGGCGCGAGTCGTATCGAACTTGCCCGATTTGTAGACTACTGGCAGGAGCCTGCCACTGCCGTAGGCATTGATACGGTCGTAGAGCTCGACGAGACAGACTGGGTCCGCAATGGCAGTGACAGCATCAGTTTTGGCTACGGAAAGGACGTCTACTGGTTCCGGGTCACGCTCGATAATGCCGCACCTCAAGCCATACAGACCTTTGTTGAGATCGGGTACCCCGTGCTGGACCGGATCGAGGTTTACATCAATCCCATGTCTTCCGGCACCGAGCCGTTGATCCTGGGTGACAAGCAGCATTTTTCCGAACGGCCCATTGATCACCGCAATTTCGTTGTCCCCCTGAACCTGGCAGCCGGAGAGCGGGCCAGAGTCTTCCTGAGGGTGGAAACCACCAGTTCCATGCAGGTTCCGCTGATCTGGTGGGATCGGGACAGTTTTTTTTCCGCCGAGCAATCCCGGACCATGTTTGAAGGGATTTACTACGGGATTGTGCTGGTCATGGTCCTGTACAACCTGTTCGTGTTCATGGCGGTTGGCGAACGCAGCTTCCTGCACTATGTCGGTTATATCACCGCCATGCCGCTCTTCATCGCCAGCCTTCATGGTGTTGCGTTCCAGTATCTGTGGCCCGGGGCGACCTGGTGGAACGATCAGTCGATCATCGTCTTTCTCAACCTGGCCGTTCTGTTCGGCGGCACCTTCAGTATCCGGTTCATCAACGTGACCCGGGAAAACCACCCCCGCTTCAACCGTTGGACCGTCGCGGTGATCATCGTGGCCGGAGCGCTCGCGGCCGCCGGGTTATTGATTCCCTATAAATTCCTGATCCTCCCGACCATTCTGGTTGCGTTCGTGGGCTGTTCCACCATGCTCATACTCAGCATCATCCGCTGGTACAGGCGGGACCCGGCCGCGCGCTACTACACCCTGGCCTGGGTCTTCATGCTCTTCGGTGGCATCGTACTGGCACTCAGCAAATTCACGGTGTTGCCCCGCAACCTGCTGACCGAGAATGCCACCCAGGTGGGCTCGGCGCTCGGTGTGATTCTGTTGTCCATCGCCCTTGCCGATCGTCTCGATCGGGAAAAGCGGCGGGCTTTCCAGGCCCAGCAACGGCTGTTGAGTGAGGAGCGCAAGGCCAGGATGGCGCAGGAAAAATCCCTCAGGGTGCAGCGTGAGGCCAATACACTTCTGGAAGAACGGGTGCATGCCCGAACCCGCGATCTGAAAAGTCTCAACGATCAGTTGTTGGAATTAAGCGCCACCGATGCCCTAACGGGCCTGAAAAATCGCGGCTATTTTGACCGGACGTTCCAGTCGGCGGTGGTCCGGGCTTTCCGATACCAGGAACAGCTGTCGCTGCTGGTTCTGGACATCGATCACTTCAAGAAATTCAACGACACCTACGGTCACCTGGTGGGCGATGATTGCCTCAAGATGGTCGCCCAGTGTATCAGCCAGCATGTGACGCGCCCCCAGGACCTGGCGGCCCGATACGGAGGCGAGGAGTTTGTGGTTCTGCTTCCGGACACCCCGGTTGACGGTGCCATCCGGGTGGCGGAACGTATTCGTGCTGAAATTGAGGCGACGGCGTTCCGGGTCTCCGGCGAAGTGCTGCACCTGACGGTCAGCGCGGGCGTCTGCACCGTGTCGCCCGAGAGGGCGGATGCCACCAAGGAGATTTTCAACTGGGCCGATGAGGCTCTCTACGAGGCCAAGGGCGAGGGCCGAAACCGGGTGGTGGCCAGGCAAGCCGATGGTCAGAGCATGGTTTCGGCGGTCACCCGGGTCTGA
- a CDS encoding efflux RND transporter permease subunit produces the protein MRTLIFAAMDRSRTTLLTLLFLILGGIAAFQTIPKEANPDITIPIIYVSMTLDGISPEDAERLLVRPMEQELRSLEGVKEMRGRASEGSASVMLEFDAGFDSDKALQDVREKVDTARSKLPEEADEPRVNEINVSLFPVLSVGLSGPLSERELITAARALQDAIEAIPEVLEVEIGGDREDLLEVVVDPQVLESYGIDFDQLAALVTRNNQLVAAGSLDTGNGRMALKVPGVIETIEDVMSMPVKVDGDTVVTFGDVAMLQRTFKDPTGFARINGEPALVLEVSKRTGANIIETVAQVRELVEHARPQLPDTLEVRYIMDQSEEVRDILSDLLNNVLTAIVLVIIVVIAAMGPRSALLVGLTIPGAFLTGILVIWGLGLTLNIVVLFSLILVAGMLVDGAIVVSELADRNLSEGQTVRSAWAEAASRMAWPIIASTATTLAVFVPLLFWPGVVGEFMKFLPLTVIICLAASLAMALVFLPVLGGVSGGRRAREHHGTGAMMKHYRGLLSALLKKPGTTLLGVLGIIVVIYAAYAKFNFGVEFFPSVEPDSAQVQIRARGDLSIRERDSIVREVEQRLRGMPEVNALYARSMISAGNRMAPDVIGVLQFQFTDWYSRRPANAILEDFRKRTEDIPGVQLEFREQEGGPAEGKPIELQVSSRDSSELNAYVDQIEDRMNAMGGFVDIEDDRSLPGIEWRLEVDREAAARFSTDVLSVGSAVRLVTNGLVLATYRPEDVRDEVDIAVRVPNNWRELDHLQRQTINTARGQVPLSQFVDLEPGDKTNSIVRVDGQRTVTIKSELAPGRRVDELLKTLQADMPEPPDGVTVKFAGENEDQQQASNFLASAFLVAVAMMLLILVTQFNSLYQTFLILSAILLSTAGVLLGLLLNGQSFGIVMVGMGIIALAGIVVNNNIILIDTYNQMRNDGLDAFEAALETGCLRLRPVLLTAITTILGLMPMVLGVNVDLLTPSLGLGAPSTQWWTQLSSAIAGGLAFATILTLLLTPALLVLGENAGARVRTARRWIRQQALREG, from the coding sequence ATGCGAACGCTGATCTTTGCCGCCATGGACCGCAGCCGCACCACGCTGCTGACCCTGTTGTTCCTGATTCTCGGTGGCATCGCTGCGTTCCAGACGATCCCCAAGGAAGCCAATCCGGACATCACCATCCCCATCATCTATGTGTCGATGACCCTGGACGGCATCAGTCCGGAGGATGCCGAACGCCTGTTGGTGCGGCCGATGGAGCAGGAACTCCGGTCTCTTGAGGGGGTGAAGGAAATGCGTGGCAGGGCCTCGGAGGGCTCCGCGTCGGTGATGCTGGAATTCGATGCCGGCTTCGATTCCGACAAGGCCCTGCAGGATGTCCGTGAGAAAGTGGACACCGCACGCAGCAAGCTGCCGGAAGAGGCGGATGAACCCCGGGTCAATGAAATCAATGTGTCCCTGTTTCCGGTCCTGTCGGTTGGGCTTTCAGGCCCTTTGTCTGAGCGCGAACTGATTACCGCCGCACGGGCGCTTCAGGACGCCATCGAGGCGATCCCGGAAGTGCTGGAGGTGGAAATCGGCGGAGACCGGGAGGATCTTCTCGAGGTGGTGGTCGATCCCCAGGTGCTGGAAAGCTATGGCATCGACTTTGACCAGTTGGCCGCCCTGGTAACCCGTAATAACCAGCTGGTGGCGGCCGGCTCACTGGATACCGGCAATGGCCGCATGGCATTGAAAGTGCCGGGCGTGATTGAAACCATCGAGGATGTCATGTCCATGCCGGTCAAGGTCGACGGCGACACCGTCGTGACCTTTGGCGATGTGGCCATGTTGCAGCGGACCTTCAAGGATCCCACCGGCTTTGCCCGAATCAACGGCGAGCCCGCGCTGGTTCTGGAAGTCTCAAAGCGGACCGGCGCCAACATCATTGAAACCGTGGCCCAGGTCCGGGAGCTGGTCGAGCATGCGCGGCCCCAGCTTCCGGACACACTGGAAGTGCGTTACATCATGGATCAGTCGGAGGAGGTTCGGGACATCCTCAGTGACCTCCTCAACAACGTCCTGACGGCCATCGTGCTGGTGATCATTGTGGTGATCGCGGCCATGGGGCCCCGCTCTGCGCTGCTCGTCGGGCTCACGATCCCGGGTGCCTTCCTGACCGGCATCCTGGTGATCTGGGGGCTGGGACTGACGCTCAATATTGTGGTCCTGTTCAGCCTGATCCTGGTGGCCGGCATGCTGGTGGATGGCGCGATCGTGGTCTCGGAACTGGCGGACCGTAATCTCTCGGAAGGGCAGACCGTGCGCTCCGCCTGGGCCGAGGCGGCCAGCCGGATGGCGTGGCCAATTATCGCATCGACCGCCACCACGCTGGCGGTTTTCGTGCCGTTGCTGTTCTGGCCCGGTGTGGTCGGGGAATTCATGAAGTTCCTGCCGCTGACGGTGATCATCTGTCTGGCGGCATCCCTGGCCATGGCACTGGTGTTTTTGCCAGTGCTGGGTGGGGTCAGTGGCGGCCGCCGCGCGCGTGAACACCATGGCACCGGGGCGATGATGAAACACTATCGGGGCCTGTTGTCCGCGCTGCTGAAAAAGCCGGGGACGACGTTGCTGGGTGTGCTCGGCATCATCGTGGTGATCTACGCGGCGTACGCCAAGTTCAATTTCGGGGTGGAGTTCTTCCCCAGCGTGGAGCCCGATTCGGCCCAGGTCCAGATCCGGGCCCGGGGCGACCTGTCCATCCGGGAGCGGGACTCGATCGTCCGTGAGGTGGAGCAGCGGCTTCGGGGCATGCCTGAGGTCAATGCACTCTATGCACGGTCCATGATCAGTGCCGGCAACCGGATGGCGCCCGATGTCATCGGGGTGCTGCAGTTCCAGTTTACCGACTGGTACAGCCGTCGACCGGCAAACGCCATCCTCGAGGATTTCCGGAAGCGGACGGAGGATATCCCGGGGGTGCAGCTGGAATTCCGCGAGCAGGAAGGCGGGCCGGCGGAAGGCAAACCGATTGAACTTCAGGTCAGCAGTCGCGACAGCAGCGAGCTGAACGCGTACGTGGACCAGATCGAGGACCGCATGAACGCCATGGGCGGCTTCGTGGATATCGAGGACGACCGGAGCCTACCCGGCATCGAATGGCGGCTCGAAGTTGATCGCGAGGCGGCGGCCCGGTTCTCGACCGACGTCTTAAGCGTGGGCAGTGCGGTGCGGTTGGTCACCAACGGGCTGGTTCTGGCCACTTACCGGCCGGAAGATGTGCGGGACGAGGTGGACATTGCCGTGCGCGTGCCCAACAACTGGCGCGAACTGGATCACCTCCAACGGCAGACCATCAATACCGCCCGTGGTCAGGTGCCGCTGTCGCAGTTTGTCGATCTGGAGCCTGGCGACAAGACCAACAGCATTGTCCGCGTAGATGGCCAGCGCACGGTGACCATCAAGTCTGAACTGGCGCCGGGCCGTCGGGTGGATGAACTGCTGAAGACCTTGCAGGCGGACATGCCGGAGCCGCCGGACGGGGTGACGGTGAAATTCGCCGGTGAGAACGAGGACCAGCAGCAGGCCTCCAACTTCCTGGCCAGTGCCTTCCTGGTCGCGGTGGCCATGATGTTGCTGATCCTGGTGACCCAGTTCAATTCCCTGTACCAGACCTTCCTGATCCTGTCTGCGATCCTCCTGTCCACCGCCGGCGTCCTGCTCGGGCTGCTGCTGAATGGCCAGTCCTTCGGCATAGTCATGGTGGGGATGGGCATCATCGCGTTGGCTGGCATCGTGGTGAATAACAACATCATCCTGATCGACACCTACAACCAGATGCGCAACGACGGACTTGACGCCTTCGAGGCGGCCCTGGAAACCGGGTGCCTGCGTCTACGGCCGGTACTGCTCACCGCGATTACGACGATACTGGGCCTGATGCCCATGGTGCTTGGCGTTAACGTCGACCTGCTGACGCCGTCACTGGGGCTGGGCGCACCCTCGACCCAGTGGTGGACCCAGTTGTCCAGCGCCATCGCCGGGGGCCTGGCCTTTGCAACGATCCTGACGTTGCTGCTGACGCCGGCCCTGCTGGTCCTGGGCGAGAATGCGGGTGCACGTGTCCGGACCGCGAGGCGATGGATCCGTCAGCAGGCACTCCGGGAAGGCTGA
- a CDS encoding sensor domain-containing phosphodiesterase, which produces MRDSEILVSHHKALMELSHDADFIEQPRHQKLAALTELCARRLNVERVSVWSFPPKGDRINCEWLYDASAAPDNRSNSGVPPSLYQSEHPAYFATVGSERVVAVENAQEDPRTRSFTRSYLGIHNIHAMLDAPVFDGARMSGVICLESRQQRSWSPPDISLAVAVADTVSLMNTHEAWIRSKQALEYVTRFDSLTGLANMDSLKARLNHLIRKVDKRGRGGLALIWIDIDRLKVINDGLGPQAGDQVIAEIGRRLNDLQLTGKDFLARIGGDEFAVVIRNKILPELLDSAAELIQQRIRSPIRVDGQDLTISASLGISRYPGDCDDGEELLRSAEAAMYHGKYRGQGQSTQYDSEIQMTARSRFAVESELKLALENDGLDVFYQPIMDSTGTRIASAEALVRWNHPDRGWLSPIEFLDVARSAGLMFRLGECVMERVCRDWRACRANGINLATISVNLAPEQVMVTDLPALIRDVCGRYSMPVSALQFEVTEDALQGELRVLSKVLEDLVDSGAMLAIDDFGTGYSSLARLKSLPFSHIKIDRSFIKHLPSDDNDRAITLSTIGLARGLGLSVVAEGVETRAHERWLFENHCDYLQGFRYSRPLPLGQLTDRFYQPTHLVQSHQRH; this is translated from the coding sequence ATGCGTGACAGTGAGATACTGGTTTCCCATCACAAGGCATTGATGGAACTCAGCCACGATGCCGACTTTATCGAGCAGCCGAGACATCAGAAACTGGCCGCCCTCACCGAACTCTGTGCACGGCGCCTGAACGTGGAACGGGTGAGCGTTTGGTCATTCCCCCCCAAAGGCGACCGAATCAATTGCGAGTGGCTTTATGATGCCTCCGCGGCTCCCGACAACAGAAGCAACTCGGGCGTTCCGCCCAGCCTTTACCAGTCTGAGCATCCGGCGTACTTCGCCACGGTCGGTTCCGAGCGGGTGGTGGCCGTGGAAAACGCCCAGGAAGATCCGAGAACCCGCTCGTTTACCCGGAGCTACCTTGGCATTCACAACATCCATGCCATGCTCGATGCGCCGGTCTTCGACGGCGCGCGAATGAGCGGTGTTATCTGTCTGGAGTCCCGGCAACAACGGTCGTGGAGTCCGCCAGACATATCACTGGCGGTGGCCGTGGCCGATACCGTGAGCCTGATGAACACACACGAGGCCTGGATCCGCTCCAAGCAGGCGCTGGAGTACGTAACCCGCTTTGACTCCCTGACAGGGCTTGCCAACATGGATTCGCTCAAGGCTCGCCTCAACCATCTCATCCGGAAGGTCGACAAACGTGGTCGCGGCGGGCTGGCACTGATCTGGATCGATATCGATCGACTCAAGGTCATCAACGATGGGCTCGGCCCCCAGGCTGGTGACCAGGTCATCGCGGAAATCGGCCGGCGACTCAATGATCTCCAGCTCACCGGTAAAGATTTCCTGGCCCGGATCGGTGGAGACGAATTTGCCGTGGTCATCCGGAACAAGATCCTGCCCGAGCTGCTTGACAGCGCCGCCGAACTTATCCAGCAACGAATCCGTTCCCCCATTCGCGTGGACGGACAGGATCTGACGATCAGTGCCAGCCTCGGAATCAGTCGCTACCCGGGCGATTGTGATGACGGAGAAGAATTACTGCGCAGCGCGGAAGCGGCCATGTATCACGGTAAATATCGGGGTCAGGGCCAATCCACCCAGTACGACTCGGAAATCCAGATGACGGCCCGCTCGCGTTTCGCGGTGGAGAGTGAATTGAAACTGGCCCTGGAGAACGATGGCCTCGACGTGTTCTACCAGCCGATCATGGACAGCACGGGAACCCGAATCGCGAGCGCTGAAGCCCTCGTGCGCTGGAACCACCCTGATCGCGGCTGGCTCTCTCCCATCGAGTTTCTCGATGTGGCCCGCAGTGCCGGCCTGATGTTCCGGCTCGGTGAATGTGTCATGGAACGGGTATGCCGGGACTGGCGAGCCTGCCGGGCCAACGGCATCAATCTGGCCACCATTTCGGTCAACCTTGCCCCCGAACAGGTCATGGTGACCGACCTGCCCGCCCTGATCCGAGACGTCTGCGGCCGTTACTCCATGCCCGTGAGTGCGCTCCAGTTCGAAGTGACCGAGGACGCCCTTCAGGGCGAGCTCCGGGTATTGAGCAAGGTTCTTGAGGATCTGGTCGATTCCGGCGCCATGCTGGCGATCGACGACTTTGGCACCGGCTACTCGTCCCTGGCCCGTTTGAAAAGCCTGCCGTTTTCCCACATCAAGATCGATCGTTCGTTCATCAAGCACCTGCCAAGCGATGACAATGACCGGGCCATCACCCTGTCGACCATCGGCCTGGCCCGAGGTCTGGGGCTATCTGTTGTGGCGGAGGGCGTCGAGACGCGGGCCCATGAACGCTGGCTCTTTGAAAACCACTGCGACTACCTCCAGGGGTTCCGCTACAGCAGACCCCTGCCTCTCGGACAACTCACCGACCGCTTTTATCAGCCAACTCACCTCGTCCAAAGTCACCAGCGGCACTGA
- a CDS encoding efflux RND transporter periplasmic adaptor subunit gives MSKGKWGSLGLSLLVIIALAVWLATGDIKMASEAAPEKQASAEPELTSVQVESLIARLHEPGLLLQGQLEPWHAVMISARVAGTVEKIAVDLGQHVKAGETLMTLSDDGRRAVVERWRARVRSLEAELTAARKLRSSNLASQSELLNLESELAAANAELAAARLDVEHLAPKAPFDGIINARDVEQGALVQVGSPMFELVRIDRLKAMGQIPQQSAGKVSPGQRVRVDLLNGKQLDGIVTFVASAANPETRSFAVEIAVENPDLRRVAGGSASFRIALPEVKAMFISPAYLSLGDDGRPGVKYVNEDNRVVFSTVELLSVATNGAWVTGLPDEIRLITRGGGFVSVGEQVRPVDAAEDRG, from the coding sequence ATGAGTAAAGGAAAGTGGGGTTCCCTGGGATTGTCGCTCCTGGTCATTATTGCCCTGGCAGTATGGTTGGCGACCGGCGACATCAAGATGGCGAGCGAAGCCGCTCCGGAGAAGCAGGCGAGTGCCGAACCGGAGTTGACCAGCGTTCAGGTTGAGTCACTGATCGCCCGTCTTCACGAGCCGGGGCTGTTGCTTCAGGGGCAATTGGAACCCTGGCATGCGGTGATGATCAGTGCCCGTGTGGCAGGCACCGTCGAAAAAATCGCCGTGGACCTTGGTCAGCATGTGAAGGCAGGCGAAACCCTGATGACGCTGTCGGATGACGGTCGTCGGGCCGTTGTTGAACGCTGGCGGGCACGGGTGCGAAGCCTGGAAGCGGAGCTGACGGCGGCCCGAAAGTTGCGGTCGAGCAACCTGGCGTCCCAGTCCGAACTCCTGAACCTCGAAAGCGAGCTGGCCGCAGCCAACGCCGAACTGGCTGCCGCCAGGCTGGATGTGGAACACTTGGCGCCGAAAGCACCGTTTGACGGCATCATCAATGCCCGGGACGTGGAGCAGGGTGCCCTGGTGCAGGTGGGTTCTCCCATGTTCGAGCTGGTCCGGATTGATCGCCTCAAGGCGATGGGACAAATTCCCCAGCAGTCCGCGGGCAAGGTGTCGCCGGGGCAGCGGGTGCGGGTGGACCTGCTGAATGGCAAACAGCTCGATGGCATCGTGACTTTCGTGGCGAGTGCGGCCAACCCAGAGACCCGGAGCTTCGCGGTGGAGATTGCCGTCGAGAATCCCGACCTTCGCCGGGTGGCCGGTGGCAGCGCGAGTTTCCGGATTGCTTTGCCCGAGGTAAAAGCCATGTTCATCTCACCGGCGTATCTGTCCCTCGGGGACGACGGACGCCCCGGCGTGAAGTACGTGAACGAGGACAACCGCGTGGTATTCAGTACCGTCGAACTGCTCAGCGTTGCCACCAATGGTGCCTGGGTAACCGGGTTGCCGGATGAAATCCGCCTGATAACCCGGGGCGGTGGTTTCGTGAGCGTGGGCGAACAGGTTCGCCCTGTCGACGCCGCCGAAGACCGGGGCTGA
- the ilvG gene encoding acetolactate synthase 2 catalytic subunit: protein MNGAQHILDAFHRHDIRTVFGYPGGCIMPLYDALVDDVGTEHVLCRHEQGCALAADGYARASGQLGVCIATSGPGATNLITGVANAHRDSIPMLVITGQVPSGLIGTDAFQETDVLGMTLGIVKHSYLVDSVDELPAIMEEAIHLAQNGRPGPVWIDIPKDILLAEASVEATIRQEATQTECPNLSDALALLRSARKPLLYSGGGVSLAHAESSFRAFADTSALPGVVTLKGIGNAGKHSDHNLGMLGMHGSRAANRAVDECDLLLVVGARLDDRATGKLDTFAPNARMIHIDADAAEINKLRPADLAIRGDLNTILTALTRELETEPLAIADWQKQCRTWNTTGGFNAADNEEPLAPITGPAFVRQLSRIAPDDTVIACDVGQHQMWVAQHYQFNHPRHHLSSGGLGTMGFGLPAAIGAQFANRDSTVINVAGDGSFMMNAQELATIRRYRLPLKMIILDNQCLGMVRQQQELFYNNRESQIDLDDNPDFVAMARAFDIPALHIERTDQIRRGIETILAYDGPMLLHVAIAREDNVWPIVKPGASNRDMIDESQRTAKTNKEHVA from the coding sequence ATGAACGGCGCACAACACATTCTCGACGCGTTTCATCGCCACGACATCCGTACCGTATTCGGCTACCCCGGCGGCTGCATCATGCCGCTATACGATGCCCTGGTGGACGATGTCGGAACCGAGCACGTGTTGTGCCGCCATGAGCAGGGCTGCGCCCTGGCCGCCGACGGCTATGCCCGGGCCAGCGGCCAGCTCGGCGTGTGCATTGCCACCTCGGGCCCCGGCGCCACCAACCTGATCACCGGCGTCGCCAACGCCCATCGGGATTCCATCCCCATGCTGGTGATCACCGGCCAGGTTCCCTCCGGCCTGATCGGAACCGACGCCTTCCAGGAAACCGACGTTCTGGGGATGACCCTGGGCATCGTCAAACACAGCTACCTGGTCGACAGCGTCGATGAGCTGCCCGCGATCATGGAAGAAGCCATCCACCTGGCCCAGAATGGCCGTCCGGGACCGGTCTGGATCGACATTCCCAAGGACATTCTGCTCGCGGAAGCCAGCGTGGAAGCAACAATCCGCCAGGAAGCCACCCAGACAGAGTGCCCCAACCTGTCCGACGCCCTCGCCTTGCTGCGTTCTGCCCGCAAGCCCCTGCTTTACAGCGGCGGCGGAGTCAGCCTGGCCCATGCCGAATCCAGCTTCCGTGCCTTCGCTGACACCTCGGCATTGCCCGGCGTTGTTACGCTCAAAGGCATCGGTAACGCCGGCAAACACAGTGACCATAACCTCGGGATGCTGGGCATGCACGGCTCCAGAGCCGCCAACCGTGCCGTGGACGAGTGTGACCTGCTGCTCGTTGTCGGAGCGCGCCTGGATGACCGGGCCACCGGCAAACTGGACACCTTCGCCCCCAACGCCCGGATGATCCACATCGATGCCGATGCCGCCGAAATCAACAAATTACGCCCGGCAGACCTGGCCATCCGGGGCGACCTCAATACCATCCTGACGGCCCTGACCCGGGAGCTGGAAACCGAACCGTTGGCGATTGCCGACTGGCAAAAACAGTGCCGCACCTGGAACACCACCGGCGGCTTCAACGCGGCCGACAACGAAGAGCCCCTGGCGCCAATCACCGGCCCCGCGTTCGTGCGACAGCTCTCCCGAATCGCACCTGACGATACCGTCATCGCCTGCGACGTTGGCCAGCACCAGATGTGGGTCGCCCAGCATTACCAGTTCAACCATCCACGCCACCACCTCTCCAGTGGCGGACTCGGCACCATGGGCTTCGGCCTGCCGGCGGCCATTGGCGCCCAGTTCGCCAACCGCGACAGCACCGTGATCAACGTGGCGGGCGACGGCTCCTTCATGATGAACGCCCAGGAACTGGCCACCATACGGCGCTACAGACTGCCCCTGAAGATGATCATCCTCGACAACCAGTGCCTGGGCATGGTCCGCCAGCAGCAGGAACTGTTCTACAACAACCGTGAAAGCCAGATCGACCTGGACGACAACCCAGACTTCGTCGCCATGGCCCGGGCCTTCGACATCCCGGCCCTGCACATCGAACGCACCGACCAGATCCGCCGCGGTATTGAAACCATCCTCGCCTACGACGGCCCCATGCTGCTGCACGTTGCCATCGCCCGCGAGGACAACGTCTGGCCCATCGTCAAACCCGGCGCCAGTAACCGCGACATGATCGACGAATCCCAACGCACGGCAAAAACCAACAAGGAGCACGTTGCATGA
- a CDS encoding ACT domain-containing protein, which translates to MNPQRHADTPSYTLTCQMSQEAAALERLCQVVRIRGFRIARMAVETAGDELAIALTLEGTRPIAMLKSQLEKLHTVAEVVLEQGSLARSLRA; encoded by the coding sequence ATGAACCCTCAACGCCACGCCGACACACCCAGCTACACCCTCACCTGCCAGATGAGTCAGGAAGCCGCGGCACTGGAGCGCCTCTGCCAGGTGGTACGAATTCGCGGGTTCCGGATCGCCAGGATGGCGGTGGAAACAGCCGGGGACGAACTTGCCATCGCCCTGACGCTGGAGGGCACGAGGCCCATTGCGATGCTCAAGTCGCAACTGGAGAAGTTGCATACGGTGGCGGAGGTTGTCCTTGAGCAGGGTAGCTTGGCTCGTTCGCTTCGGGCGTGA
- a CDS encoding pseudouridine synthase: MNPLTVLYRDEALLVVHKPAGLLVHRSPIDRHETEFALQYARSLNDGDHVYPVHRLDRPTSGVLVFARDPGTARKLGQAMMAGGVSKTYRAMVRGWPADSGLIDHPLREEPEDRRLKGIEQPVREARTRFRTLATTAIPVAIERYPTSRYALVELHPETGRKHQLRRHMKHISHPIIGDANHGRGRHNRYFAERFGEGRLMLAATRIAFAHPVSGDPVVIDADPEPSFQRVMSVFSAAGDFGRGELADKSGR, from the coding sequence ATGAATCCTCTGACGGTCCTGTACCGGGACGAGGCGTTGCTTGTGGTGCACAAACCTGCGGGCCTGCTGGTGCATCGCAGTCCCATCGACCGGCACGAGACCGAGTTTGCCCTGCAGTATGCCCGGTCACTTAACGACGGTGACCACGTTTACCCGGTGCATCGCCTGGATCGCCCGACTTCGGGGGTGCTGGTGTTCGCCAGGGATCCCGGGACCGCCCGGAAACTGGGGCAGGCGATGATGGCGGGAGGCGTCAGCAAGACCTACCGCGCCATGGTGCGAGGATGGCCCGCTGACAGTGGCCTGATCGATCACCCACTCCGGGAAGAGCCCGAGGATCGCCGCCTGAAGGGGATTGAACAGCCCGTCAGGGAAGCGCGAACGCGCTTCCGGACACTGGCGACGACAGCCATTCCGGTGGCCATCGAGCGCTACCCCACCAGCCGCTATGCCCTGGTCGAGCTGCATCCGGAAACCGGTCGAAAGCACCAGCTGCGCCGTCACATGAAACACATCAGTCATCCCATCATCGGTGACGCCAATCATGGGCGCGGTCGACACAACCGGTATTTTGCCGAGCGGTTCGGTGAGGGGAGGTTGATGCTTGCCGCCACCCGGATTGCGTTCGCACACCCCGTCAGCGGTGATCCTGTGGTGATTGATGCCGATCCAGAACCAAGTTTCCAGCGGGTGATGTCGGTTTTCAGTGCCGCTGGTGACTTTGGACGAGGTGAGTTGGCTGATAAAAGCGGTCGGTGA